The Theropithecus gelada isolate Dixy chromosome 11, Tgel_1.0, whole genome shotgun sequence genome includes a region encoding these proteins:
- the LOC112635394 gene encoding ubiquitin-conjugating enzyme E2 C-like isoform X2 has product MASQNRDPAATSVIAARKGAEPSGGAARGPVGKRLQQELMTLMMSGDKGISAFPESDNLFKWVGTIHGAAGTVYEDLRYKLSLEFPSGYPYNAPTDKWSALYDVRTILLSIQSLLGEPNIDSPLNTHAAELWKNPTAFKKYLQETYSKQVTSQEP; this is encoded by the exons ATGGCTTCCCAAAACCGCGACCCGGCAGCCACTAGCGTCATCGCCGCCCGTAAAGGAGCCGAGCCGAGCGGGGGCGCCGCCCGGGGTCCCGTGGGCAAAAGGCTACAGCAGGAGCTGATGACCCTCATGATGTCTGGCGATAAAGGGATTTCTGCCTTCCCTGAATCAGACAACCTTTTCAAATGGGTAGGGACCATCCATGGAGCAGCTGGAACAGTATATGAAGACCTGAGGTATAAGCTCTCACTAGAGTTCCCCAGTGGCTACCCTTACAATGCGCCCACG GACAAGTGGTCTGCCCTATATGACGTCAGGACCATTCTGCTGTCCATCCAGAGCCTTCTAGGAGAACCCAACATTGATAGTCCCTTGAACACTCATGCTGCCGAGCTCTGGAAAAACCCCACAGCTTTTAAGAAGTACCTGCAAGAAACTTACTCAAAGCAGGTCACCAGCCAGGAGCCCTGA
- the LOC112635394 gene encoding ubiquitin-conjugating enzyme E2 C-like isoform X3: MASQNRDPAATSVIAARKGAEPSGGAARGPVGKRLQQELMTLMMSVYEDLRYKLSLEFPSGYPYNAPTVKFLTPCYHPNVDTQGNICLDILKDKWSALYDVRTILLSIQSLLGEPNIDSPLNTHAAELWKNPTAFKKYLQETYSKQVTSQEP, translated from the exons ATGGCTTCCCAAAACCGCGACCCGGCAGCCACTAGCGTCATCGCCGCCCGTAAAGGAGCCGAGCCGAGCGGGGGCGCCGCCCGGGGTCCCGTGGGCAAAAGGCTACAGCAGGAGCTGATGACCCTCATGATGTCTG TATATGAAGACCTGAGGTATAAGCTCTCACTAGAGTTCCCCAGTGGCTACCCTTACAATGCGCCCACGGTGAAATTCCTCACACCCTGCTACCACCCCAACGTGGACACCCAGGGTAACATATGCCTGGACATCCTGAAGGACAAGTGGTCTGCCCTATATGACGTCAGGACCATTCTGCTGTCCATCCAGAGCCTTCTAGGAGAACCCAACATTGATAGTCCCTTGAACACTCATGCTGCCGAGCTCTGGAAAAACCCCACAGCTTTTAAGAAGTACCTGCAAGAAACTTACTCAAAGCAGGTCACCAGCCAGGAGCCCTGA
- the LOC112635394 gene encoding ubiquitin-conjugating enzyme E2 C-like isoform X4: protein MASQNRDPAATSVIAARKGAEPSGGAARGPVGKRLQQELMTLMMSGDKGISGNICLDILKDKWSALYDVRTILLSIQSLLGEPNIDSPLNTHAAELWKNPTAFKKYLQETYSKQVTSQEP, encoded by the exons ATGGCTTCCCAAAACCGCGACCCGGCAGCCACTAGCGTCATCGCCGCCCGTAAAGGAGCCGAGCCGAGCGGGGGCGCCGCCCGGGGTCCCGTGGGCAAAAGGCTACAGCAGGAGCTGATGACCCTCATGATGTCTGGCGATAAAGGGATTTCT GGTAACATATGCCTGGACATCCTGAAGGACAAGTGGTCTGCCCTATATGACGTCAGGACCATTCTGCTGTCCATCCAGAGCCTTCTAGGAGAACCCAACATTGATAGTCCCTTGAACACTCATGCTGCCGAGCTCTGGAAAAACCCCACAGCTTTTAAGAAGTACCTGCAAGAAACTTACTCAAAGCAGGTCACCAGCCAGGAGCCCTGA
- the LOC112635394 gene encoding ubiquitin-conjugating enzyme E2 C-like isoform X5 produces MASQNRDPAATSVIAARKGAEPSGGAARGPVGKRLQQELMTLMMSGDKGISAFPESDNLFKWVGTIHGAAGTNPTLIVP; encoded by the exons ATGGCTTCCCAAAACCGCGACCCGGCAGCCACTAGCGTCATCGCCGCCCGTAAAGGAGCCGAGCCGAGCGGGGGCGCCGCCCGGGGTCCCGTGGGCAAAAGGCTACAGCAGGAGCTGATGACCCTCATGATGTCTGGCGATAAAGGGATTTCTGCCTTCCCTGAATCAGACAACCTTTTCAAATGGGTAGGGACCATCCATGGAGCAGCTGGAACA AACCCAACATTGATAGTCCCTTGA
- the LOC112635394 gene encoding ubiquitin-conjugating enzyme E2 C-like isoform X1 has translation MASQNRDPAATSVIAARKGAEPSGGAARGPVGKRLQQELMTLMMSGDKGISAFPESDNLFKWVGTIHGAAGTVYEDLRYKLSLEFPSGYPYNAPTVKFLTPCYHPNVDTQGNICLDILKDKWSALYDVRTILLSIQSLLGEPNIDSPLNTHAAELWKNPTAFKKYLQETYSKQVTSQEP, from the coding sequence ATGGCTTCCCAAAACCGCGACCCGGCAGCCACTAGCGTCATCGCCGCCCGTAAAGGAGCCGAGCCGAGCGGGGGCGCCGCCCGGGGTCCCGTGGGCAAAAGGCTACAGCAGGAGCTGATGACCCTCATGATGTCTGGCGATAAAGGGATTTCTGCCTTCCCTGAATCAGACAACCTTTTCAAATGGGTAGGGACCATCCATGGAGCAGCTGGAACAGTATATGAAGACCTGAGGTATAAGCTCTCACTAGAGTTCCCCAGTGGCTACCCTTACAATGCGCCCACGGTGAAATTCCTCACACCCTGCTACCACCCCAACGTGGACACCCAGGGTAACATATGCCTGGACATCCTGAAGGACAAGTGGTCTGCCCTATATGACGTCAGGACCATTCTGCTGTCCATCCAGAGCCTTCTAGGAGAACCCAACATTGATAGTCCCTTGAACACTCATGCTGCCGAGCTCTGGAAAAACCCCACAGCTTTTAAGAAGTACCTGCAAGAAACTTACTCAAAGCAGGTCACCAGCCAGGAGCCCTGA